One genomic region from Prionailurus bengalensis isolate Pbe53 chromosome C1, Fcat_Pben_1.1_paternal_pri, whole genome shotgun sequence encodes:
- the EVX2 gene encoding homeobox even-skipped homolog protein 2: MMERIRKEMILMERGLHSPTTGKRFSNLSDSAGNAVLEALENSQHPARLSPRLPSAPLHGALGDLPAKGKFEIDTLFNLQHPGSESTVSSEISSAAEGRKKPGHYSEAAAEADMSSDVEVGCSALRSPGGLAAAPLKENNGKGYSESGSAAGTTTSASGSGLGSLHGGGGSGSGGGGGGGGASLGGSGSGADQVRRYRTAFTREQIARLEKEFYRENYVSRPRRCELAAALNLPETTIKVWFQNRRMKDKRQRLAMSWPHPADPSFYTYMMTHAAATGSLPYPFHSHVPLHYYPHVGVTAAAAAAAASGAAAAASSPFATSIRPLDTFRALSHPYSRPELLCSFRHPGLYQTPAAAAGLNSAASAAAAAAAAAAAASSAAAAGAPPSGGSAPCSCLSCHSSQSAAAAAAAAAAALGSRGGGGGGGGGGGGGGAGAAGGSDFGCSAAAPRSESGFLPYSAAVLSKTAVSPPDQRDEAPLTR, from the exons ATgatggaaagaataagaaaagagatGATTCTGATGGAGAGGGGGCTGCACAGCCCCACGACGGGCAAGCGGTTCTCCAATTTATCCGATTCGGCTGGCAATGCTGTGCTCGAGGCCCTGGAAAATTCGCAGCACCCGGCTCGCCTCAGCCCGCGCCTGCCGTCCGCCCCCCTGCACGGCGCTCTGGGAGACCTCCCTGCCAAGGGCAAATTCGAAATAGACACTTTGTTCAACCTGCAGCACCCGGGCAGCGAAAGCACCGTCTCCTCCGAAATCTCGTCCGCCGCCGAAGGCCGTAAAAAGCCGGGTCATTATTCAGAGGCGGCCGCCGAGGCGGACATGAGCAGCGACGTGGAGGTGGGCTGCTCGGCGCTGCGCTCCCCTGGCGGCCTTGCTGCCGCGCCGCTCAAGGAAAACAATGGCAAAG GGTACTCGGAGAGCGGCTCCGCCGCGGGCACCACGACGTCTGCGTCGGGCTCCGGCCTTGGCAGCCTGCATggaggcggcggcagcggcagcggcggcggcggcggcggcgggggcgcgtCGCTGGGCGGCTCCGGCTCTGGCGCGGATCAGGTGCGGCGCTACCGCACGGCGTTCACCCGCGAACAGATCGCGCGCCTGGAGAAAGAGTTCTACAGGGAGAACTATGTGTCGCGGCCCCGCCGGTGTGAGCTGGCCGCTGCGCTCAACCTGCCCGAAACCACCATCAAG GTGTGGTTCCAGAACCGGCGCATGAAGGACAAGCGGCAGCGCCTGGCTATGTCGTGGCCGCACCCGGCCGACCCCAGCTTCTACACCTACATGATGACGCACGCGGCCGCCACCGGAAGCCTGCCCTACCCCTTCCACTCGCACGTGCCGCTGCACTATTACCCGCACGTGGGTGTCACGGCTGCGGCCGCGGCGGCTGCGGCCTCCGGCGCAGCGGCCGCGGCCTCGTCGCCCTTCGCCACTTCCATCCGCCCGCTGGACACCTTCCGTGCCCTCTCGCACCCCTACTCCCGGCCGGAGCTGCTGTGCAGCTTCCGCCACCCGGGCCTCTACCAGACGCCCGCGGCCGCCGCGGGGCTCAACAGCGCGGCCTCGGCCGCCGCGGCTGCAGCAGCTGCGGCGGCTGCGGCCTCCTCGGCCGCGGCGGCCGGGGCGCCCCCCAGCGGCGGCTCCGCGCCCTGCTCGTGCCTCAGTTGCCACAGCAGTCAATCCGCCGCGGCGGCCGCAGCAGCGGCCGCGGCGGCCCTGGGCTCCcggggtggcggcggcggcggcggcgggggtggcggcggcggcggcgcgggggccGCCGGCGGCTCGGACTTCGGTTGCAGCGCCGCGGCTCCTCGCTCCGAGAGCGGCTTCCTGCCCTACTCAGCCGCCGTCCTTAGCAAGACCGCCGTGAGCCCGCCGGACCAGAGGGACGAGGCACCGCTCACCAGATAA
- the HOXD13 gene encoding homeobox protein Hox-D13 produces the protein MSRAGSWDMDGLRADGGAAGAAPASSSSSSVAAAAPGQCRGFLSAPVFAGTHSGRAAAAAAAAAAAAAAASGFAYPGTSERAGSASSSSSSAVVAARPEAPSAKECPAPGAAAAAPPGAPALGYGYHFGNGYYSCRMSHGVGLQQNALKSSPHASLGGFPVEKYMDVSGLASSSVPANEVPARAKEVSFYQGYTSPYQHVPGYIDMVSTFGSGEPRHEAYISMEGYQSWTLANGWNSQVYCAKDQTQGSHFWKSSFPGDVALNQPDMCVYRRGRKKRVPYTKLQLKELENEYAINKFINKDKRRRISAATNLSERQVTIWFQNRRVKDKKIVSKLKDTVS, from the exons atGAGCCGCGCCGGGAGCTGGGACATGGACGGGCTGCGGGCGGACGGCGGGGCCGCCGGGGcggccccagcctcctcctcctcctcctccgtggCGGCGGCGGCCCCCGGCCAGTGTCGCGGCTTCCTCTCGGCGCCAGTGTTCGCCGGGACACACTCCGGGCgtgcggcggcggcagcggcggcggcggcggcggcggcggcggcggcctcggGCTTCGCATACCCGGGGACCTCGGAGCGTGCGGGCTCCGCCTCGTCGTCGTCATCTTCGGCTGTGGTCGCAGCGCGTCCAGAGGCTCCCTCCGCCAAAGAGTGTCCCGCGCCCGGCGCGGCCGCTGCAGCGCCTCCGGGCGCCCCAGCTCTGGGCTACGGCTACCACTTCGGCAACGGCTACTACAGTTGCCGCATGTCGCACGGCGTGGGCTTACAGCAAAACGCTCTCAAGTCGTCGCCGCACGCCTCGCTGGGAGGCTTCCCGGTGGAGAAGTACATGGACGTGTCGGGCCTGGCAAGCAGCAGCGTACCGGCCAACGAGGTGCCCGCAAGAGCCAAGGAGGTGTCCTTCTACCAGGGCTACACGAGTCCCTACCAGCACGTGCCTGGCTACATCGACATGGTGTCCACCTTCGGTTCCGGGGAGCCTCGGCACGAGGCGTACATCTCCATGGAGGGCTACCAGTCCTGGACGCTGGCCAACGGGTGGAACAGCCAGGTGTACTGTGCCAAGGACCAGACACAGGGCTCCCATTTTTGGAAATCCTCCTTTCCAG ggGATGTGGCTCTAAATCAGCCAGACATGTGTGTCTACCGtcgggggaggaagaagagggtgcCCTACACCAAACTGCAGCTCAAAGAACTGGAGAACGAGTATGCCATTAACAAGTTCATTAACAAGGACAAGCGGCGGCGGATCTCAGCCGCCACGAACCTATCCGAGAGACAAGTGACCATTTGGTTTCAGAACCGAAGAGTGAAAGACAAGAAAATCGTCTCCAAGCTCAAAGACACTGTCTCCTGA